The Pochonia chlamydosporia 170 chromosome 3, whole genome shotgun sequence genome contains the following window.
ACAACCCGCAGCTCTCAGGCTCTCGCTTGCGATTTGGCAATTGGCCGGACGTTGAAAAGCTCGTTCTTCTATGGTATCAACAAGTTCAGGCGTCTGGTCGCCAACCAACAAATGACGAGCTCGGGGAAAAGGCGAAGTCTATATTCGTTCAATTACCGCGTTACAGGGACGAAAACGCGCCCGAGTTTTCTCCTGGCTGGATACATCGATTCAAGAAACGCTATGGTCTTCTTGTCCGACGACAGCGGCGGCCAGGGGAAGGTGGCATCGACCCTGCCGAGGATATCGACTACCTGGCCGACTGTGTTCCCAGGGTGATGGCTGTTGCCCCTGATACGAGCCCTGCCGCTATCAAAGAACAAGTCCTCCGCGTAGTTGGAGTGGAAGCCAGCCTCAACACGTGCGCCTTGGTGAGAGACGAGGTTTTGAGGAGAATGAATGCTGAACACCAATCACCACTGCCGCAACATACAATGGCCCATCCCGAACCTATTCCTCccccgccgcctccaccCGAGCAACCAATGTATGCGGATGACGACGCGGAAATTGTCCTTCAGAATGCTTTGCGTCAACTCCAACAGGAAGAGCAGGCAGCCGAGGAACAAGCAGCCGCCGCCCGAGAGGAACGAGAACGAGCGGAGCGGACTGGACTGCATGCAGCTGGCATAGTGGCAACACCGGGCGGACGAGAGTCTGTCGATCCTCGGTACGGTACGCCTGCGCAGGACATGACACACGACCTGACTCTTACACCCATCCACTCTGATGGGCCGATTTCGTCTAATGAGCGACCCATACGCTGTCCTTTCTGCGTTAATCAGCGCATGCTACGCACAATCAAGGAAGCTGTCGAGCATATGTCTACACATGTTGTTGTGTGAGCAACGCGCGCTGGCAAGTTGATGCCGCCCTCGATGGATAGCATTCCTCGAAGGATGGTGGGATTTGGAGGGCTTATTACCCCATCAAAAGCCACCGATGATGATTACCCACAAGTACCGGTCTGGGTTTACAAAGATGGCACTGGAGTTTAGGATTATTATTTGCAAGAATTAGGCGTATGTCATTTCCTTGAGCTGGCAGGGGGTAAGGTGTTATCGTGTGCAAGCTATGTCTGCAAGCTACTACAGACAATTGCTAGGTCCAAATTCACGCAACTTTATGAGCTTGAATGAAATAATGAAATACTTTTATCAAATCCGCCTTAACCTGGTGTGTATCCAAAAGGCAATGTATTATATGCATGGCCACATTTGTGAGGCTGGTATCTTATAAGAATCCACTATCCTTTAGTGCCTTCACAATAGCCTCTTCTTCGAGCCTGGCCTTGCTCTTTGGTGGAGGAATATCTCCAGTATCTATATAATTCTTCCAAAACTTTAAGCCCTCCAGCCCTTCTTCTCTACACAAAGCGCCGTGTTCCTCTGCCATCACTAACTCCTCCTCGGCAACGCCAATGCTCCATCCAAATCGTTCTGCTGTCTCCAAGGCTGTCACACCACGTCCAAATTCTCTCCAGTCCCAAGTAACTTCCCGTTCTGGAGGAAATTCATGTAGATCCTGCAGCCAAGAAAGGAGGGCTTTGATGGTAGTCTCGTCGGTTCGGTCCCTACCTTGCACGACCATGACGCCGCTTCGGAAAGTCCGCAGTCTGACTGGGAGCTTTAGACTCTCCCATAGACGAGCAGCTTTTTCAAAATCCATGGGACTGACGAGCTCGACGCCGCCTCTTGCCCTGTTGAACATGGCCCACAAATCAAcgagggtgatgatgccaccagcaCGTTTCAATACGCCCCTGGAGTCGTCGGCCAGGAACTCGGCGAGATTCCGAGATAGTTCTGATATGTAAAGAGATTCAGAGCTTCCGCCAGCAACTATGTCCTTTGTTGTCACTAGACCTAATTGGCTCGCAGATTCTGCCAGGATGGCATTTTCTTCTGCTGAGGCACCGCCACTGGCACCATTCGTTTGGCGGGCATATCGCTCCGCAAGGGCAATAACTTCCTTTGCTGAAGACATTAACGCTTCAAGATCTTCAAACGCACTACCAATCAACATTTCGTTGTTCTTATGCATGTTGAGACCAAGCTGTTCCAGGCCAGCAATACCCGCTGTCTTGGTTCTATTTCCGGCGGGCAAATCAGACGAGCCAGCTCCCCCGTTGGTCTCCGAACCTCTTCCACTCTTAGGAACTGGAGGAGCATTCTGTAGCAACCACTTCCTCTGCGTTATCGCGCCCTTTAACCGTTCATAAAAAATCTGGACACCTCCGCTTCGGAACGAAAGCTTGATACTCTCGGCAACATCGATTCCTGATTGTGCCTTGATAGGAGTTTCGTGCACAGGACCTGGAGATTCCGTACGAATCGTTGGAGACTCGGATGCTATGCTGGGTAAATTTTGTGACAGAAGCGGCGCACCGCACATCTCGCAGGCAAGCAAGGACGGATGGTTTGAGAATGTGCAACGGGGGCACGGAAATGACGCCCCTGGATCAGCGGCGGAAGATGCCGTAGCTTGCTCATAGCTTTTGCTGGAATTGTGATGAATAGTGCCCTGAGAGCTTGATGGCAAAGAGTGACCCGGCTCACGCTGTTGAAACGACGGCCGGCTAGGGCTCGACGGAACATTGATTGATGGCGCAGCACGTTGACTGGcattgttgatggcggcttTCAGAATATGtgccaatgttggcttgaTCCCGCAGGCAAGACATGGCGGTAAGGGGGTGTGAGAATTTGCTGTGGAGGGGTCAAAGTTCACGGGTATCGGGTTCGAGAAGCTGCAAATGGTGCAGACCCAAGTAGCCGTAGTAGAGGGAGCAGATTCTTGAGGTGGCCGATAAGGGCCGTCCCTTGACCCAGGGGAGGCCGAGCTATTTCttgaaggagaagttgcA
Protein-coding sequences here:
- a CDS encoding vacuolar protein sorting protein (similar to Coccidioides immitis RS XP_001241498.1), translated to MFLKHIDLTTALRPSYLPDEILLFVQDNVGLYEGKLKLPNQQNGQVYLTSHRICYVDKAEPRTNSLALNLKDVDRYEFYAGFLKSSPKITIFPKPLKRSSLHIRALSSATSPSRNSSASPGSRDGPYRPPQESAPSTTATWVCTICSFSNPIPVNFDPSTANSHTPLPPCLACGIKPTLAHILKAAINNASQRAAPSINVPSSPSRPSFQQREPGHSLPSSSQGTIHHNSSKSYEQATASSAADPGASFPCPRCTFSNHPSLLACEMCGAPLLSQNLPSIASESPTIRTESPGPVHETPIKAQSGIDVAESIKLSFRSGGVQIFYERLKGAITQRKWLLQNAPPVPKSGRGSETNGGAGSSDLPAGNRTKTAGIAGLEQLGLNMHKNNEMLIGSAFEDLEALMSSAKEVIALAERYARQTNGASGGASAEENAILAESASQLGLVTTKDIVAGGSSESLYISELSRNLAEFLADDSRGVLKRAGGIITLVDLWAMFNRARGGVELVSPMDFEKAARLWESLKLPVRLRTFRSGVMVVQGRDRTDETTIKALLSWLQDLHEFPPEREVTWDWREFGRGVTALETAERFGWSIGVAEEELVMAEEHGALCREEGLEGLKFWKNYIDTGDIPPPKSKARLEEEAIVKALKDSGFL
- a CDS encoding cenp-B (similar to Metarhizium acridum CQMa 102 XP_007807614.1); this translates as MADTTTDPALVAADLTQPTDLQSPKERHSLTLDQRRALRRWANSQTIRPAHKACIEWFYSQYGQQISQSTVSHSLSPKYSRLDGDNPQLSGSRLRFGNWPDVEKLVLLWYQQVQASGRQPTNDELGEKAKSIFVQLPRYRDENAPEFSPGWIHRFKKRYGLLVRRQRRPGEGGIDPAEDIDYLADCVPRVMAVAPDTSPAAIKEQVLRVVGVEASLNTCALVRDEVLRRMNAEHQSPLPQHTMAHPEPIPPPPPPPEQPMYADDDAEIVLQNALRQLQQEEQAAEEQAAAAREERERAERTGLHAAGIVATPGGRESVDPRYGTPAQDMTHDLTLTPIHSDGPISSNERPIRCPFCVNQRMLRTIKEAVEHMSTHVVV